Genomic window (Nitrospirota bacterium):
GGTGAAGTGCTGGGGGTACAATGCCAACGGTGGGCTTGGGGACGGGACGACGGCGAATAAATCGACCCCCGTCGCTGTGTCCGCGCTGAGCGCGGCTGTAGCCGTCGCGGGGGGCTCCTATCACACCTGTTCCCTTCTTTCCGACGGCACGGTCAAATGCTGGGGATTCAATACCTCCGGTCAGCTTGGGGATGGGACGACCGTGAATAAATCGACGCCCGTTTCCGTCACCTCTCTTTCCGGCGCGATCGCGGCCGCGGGAGGGTACGCTCACACCTGCTCACTTGTTTCGGACGGGACCGCAAAGTGCTGGGGCACCAACGGTTATGGCGAGCTTGGGGATGGGACGTCGGTGAACAAATCGACTCCCGTCGCCGTCAGTATGCCCGCCGGCCCGATGGGCGTCAAACTCCCCCGCCTCCACGAATCCACCGCCTCCGGCGCCTCCGCCCGCCCCTTCCGCGAAGGCATCTCTGCCCACCTCGGCAGTCACACCTGCGCACTCATTTCCGACGGTACGGTCAAGTGCTGGGGCTACAATGTTGATGGTCAGCTTGGTGATGGCACCACCACCAACCGGCTGACGCCTACTGCCGTGTCTTCACTTTCGAGCAGCTTGGCCGTCGCAGGCGGTGGCAACCATGCTTGTGCCCTCCTCTCAGACGGAACGGTCCAGTGCTGGGGGAAAAACCAATATGGTCAGCTCGGAGATGGAACGACCACGAACAGGACGACCCCCGTGGCCGTCTCGACGCTGAGCGCGGCGGTTGCCGTCGCGGGGGGCAGCAGCGGTCACACCTGTTCCCTTCTTTCCGACGGCACGGTCAAATGCTGGGGGCGCAATCTATATGGTCAACTTGGGGATGGGTACTCTACCGACCGCCAAACCCCTGTCACTGTGACTTCTCTTTCAGGTGGCTTGACCCTCGCAGGGGGTCTCGATCACACTTGCGCGCTTCTTTCAGACGGAACGGTCAAGTGTTGGGGGCGCAATCAAGTTTATCAACTTGGAGACGGCACCACCGCCAACCGCCTGACGCCCACTGCTGTATCTTCACTTTCGGGGGTCGTGGCCGTCGCGGCAGGGAGCCAGCACACTTGTTCTCTCCTCTCCGACGGCACGGCGAAATGCTGGGGATGGAACACCAATGGACAGCTTGGAGATGGAACCGCCACCAACCGTCCCACCCCAACTTCAGTTTCTTCGCTCTCCGGCGTCATCGCGATAGCAGGCGGAGGAAATGCCAGCTACAGCCATACGTGTGCGCTCAAGTCGGATGGCACGGGATGGTGTTGGGGATTCAATAACTTTGGCCAGCTTGGCGATGGAACAACCGCGAGTAAGACCACTCCGATTGCCGTGTCAACCCTTGCCGGTGGCGTGGTGCTCACCGTGGGATCTGGCAGCACCTGCGCTGTCCTCTCGGACGGTTCGGCAAGATGCTGGGGGGGTAATGGTCAAGGTCAACTCGGCGACGGCACCACCACCACCCGCACCACCCCGGTTCCCGTGACCAATCTTCCGTGATTCGTTGCCCGTGGCTCGTGATTCGTAGCGTCCGGTTTCATACCGGACGATCTTCCGCCCCGTGTAAAACGGGGCGCTACGAGTTCTTCTTGCGCGCCACCCACCACTCGCCACTGACCACGTCGCCCCCCACCCCCGTCCCCGTCATCAACCTGCCGTGAGGCATGAAGAGAATTGGGGTCAAGGCTTTACTTGCCATATCTAAATCCACCCCCGGGCCATGGGGTCAAGTCTTGAATTGGCATAGGTTGGCGATTTCGCCCACCAACGAAGTCTACACCCCGCCCCTGCCTTGATGGCCTGACCTTCCATGGTCATGCGTGGGCAGGGACGGCGCCATCCTTGGCCCCGCCGATTCCGTGGCGTTCAGCCACGGCGCTCAACCCCATTTACTTCCCATCCCCGCCCGCGTAGCATGTTCTTATGAGCAAGCCGATTCGTCCTGTTCGCATCACAACCGCGAACGGCAAGAAAACCGTACTCCACGCCGTGGTGGATACGGGTTCGTTTCACACGATCGTAAGAAGCGATGTGCTTCCAGCGGGGACGCCGATCCACCCCTCCGTGATCGCAAAACAACTCCGGACGGCAGGGAAAGGCGGAAAAGTACGCATCAGCGGAGGCACGTACCTGGTGCTCTTGCTTGAAGGCAAGCTGATTGACACCCACGCGCTCGTTTCGCCGGACCTCCATCAACCCATGATCATCGGAGCAGGAACCATGCAGATGTGGGATGTCAGTGTTCTCAACAAGAACGGAGATACACAGGTACGCGTCGGCCGCGACATGCGTGATCCTGAAATCACCGAAGTCGACTGACCGAATACGGACAGGAGACGCGGCGCGGGCGCGGAGCTACTCGACGCCGATGTGGCGGAGGGTGTTGATGTACCGGTGGATACCCTCGGCGATCCCTCGCGCCACCGCTTCCTGATACTTCTCATCCCGCAGTCGCTTGGCCTCAGTGGGGTTCGTGATGAAGGAGGCTTCGATCAGCACACTCGGCATGTTCGCCGTGAGCACAAAGAAAGGCGCGTGTTTGGCTCCAAGATCCTTGGCGTCCGGCGCAATCTTGCGGACGGACTTGATGATCGATTTCTGTACGAGGGGCGCGAGAAGCGATGACTCGTTGATGAGCTCCGTGCGCGCCAAGTCTCCGAGAATCACTTCCAGATCGCTCATCTTGTCCTCGCTCATCTGGTTTTCACGCGCGGCGACGATCCTCGACTCCTCATCACTGTATGTGAAGTTCAACGAGTAGGTGGCGATCCCCGACACGTGCCGTTGGGGATTCGCGTTCAAATGGATCGATACGAAAAGATCCCCTTTCAGGGCCTCTCCCTTGGCCGTCCGTTCTTCCAAAGGCAGGAATTCATCTTGGTCCCGGGTCAGAACGGCCTCCAATTTCAGATCTCGCTTGATCGCCTCCCGGAGCTTCCGGGCCAGAGCGAGCGCGACCGCCTTCTCCCTCAGCCCCTTGTGGCCGATGGCGCCGGGGTCCTTTCCACCGTGTCCGGCATCGATGACGATACGCCGGATTTTCAGTCCCGCGCTCTGGGCGATGGAAACGGAATCGGACGAGGGGTCTTTCACCGCGCGCGCCGGTTTTTCTGCGGGGGCCGATCCGTCCACGCCGTTGCGAAGGTCCATGACGATCCGATACGGGTCCGGCAGCGCGAACACATCGGCGCGCACGTGCCCCTTCAAATCCAGCACGATCCGGGCCGTGCGGTCATCAAACTGACTCATCCGAATGGTCGTGACGAGGCTGTCCTTCACGGGCATCGTCGTCCGCATCTGCGAGGGGATTTGAGTCTCCCGGATGTCGATGTAGATCCGGAGCGGCTTGGAGGCCGCGGGATCGGCGGCGAGTTCGTGAACCTCATATCGCGCCTCGGCCGACAGATCCAGCACCACTCGCGTGTAGTCGGGCTTCGCCCAGAATCGGACGTCCTCCACCGTGATCCGGCGGACCTCTTCAGCGCGGGCGGAAGAACCGACGGGACCCGTCACGCAGGGAAAATTCATCCCCAGGATCGTGCCGGCCAGGACGAGCCAGCGGATTCGTTTCGGTCGGGTGCTCATTCCGAGTCCCGCGACTGTTTCACGAGACGGGATAGAATTTCAAACGCTTCGAGCGGTGTGAGCTTCTCGATCTGCATCCTTTGCAGTTGAGTCCGAATCGCGTCCGGAGGGGAAGCGGGGGCCGAGGATCCGGAAAAGAGATCGAACTGGGGCTGCACCTCCTTCGAGCGTTGCTGCTCGTAGGCGAAGAGGAGCGTCTTGGCCCGGCTGATGACTTCCTCCGGAACTCCCGCGAGCCGCGCCACCTGAACCCCGTAGCTCTTGGATGTTCCGCCCTCCCGGACCTTGTGAAGAAAAATGATCCGGTTTCCCCACTCCTTGACGCTGACGTGGACATTCCGCGCTCCCTCCCGCTCCTCCCCCAGGCGCACCAGTT
Coding sequences:
- a CDS encoding N-acetylmuramoyl-L-alanine amidase, which produces MSTRPKRIRWLVLAGTILGMNFPCVTGPVGSSARAEEVRRITVEDVRFWAKPDYTRVVLDLSAEARYEVHELAADPAASKPLRIYIDIRETQIPSQMRTTMPVKDSLVTTIRMSQFDDRTARIVLDLKGHVRADVFALPDPYRIVMDLRNGVDGSAPAEKPARAVKDPSSDSVSIAQSAGLKIRRIVIDAGHGGKDPGAIGHKGLREKAVALALARKLREAIKRDLKLEAVLTRDQDEFLPLEERTAKGEALKGDLFVSIHLNANPQRHVSGIATYSLNFTYSDEESRIVAARENQMSEDKMSDLEVILGDLARTELINESSLLAPLVQKSIIKSVRKIAPDAKDLGAKHAPFFVLTANMPSVLIEASFITNPTEAKRLRDEKYQEAVARGIAEGIHRYINTLRHIGVE